TGTGCTCCAGGGCAGCCTTGACGACTTCTCGGGGATAGACGCTGGCGCTGTCCAGGGTGCCCCGGAACAGTTCATGAAAGACGATCACCCGGTGCCGGCTGTCGAGCAGAAGCAGGGCGAATACCTCATGCTCGTAATCGCCCAGCAGCGCCTGCAGGTGGCCGAACACTTCCTTCGGTGAGGTCAGTGCTCGCCCCCGGCGCAGGCGCAGACTCGCCAACTGGCGGGCCATCAGCAGGATGTCGGTTTCGGTGACCGGTGAATCGACCAGGTAGGTGCCGGTCGATTCACTGGCCTTCAGCTTGTGCAGGCGCATGGTGGGCTCCTTGATGGTTATCGATCGGTGGGGTGTGGCGCTGGGCTTGTGCGTCCAGCTTCTCGGCCAGGCTGGCTTTCGCAGAGCGCTGGGAGGTGTTGGGGGATGGAGATTGGCTTTCCTCGGCGGGGTAGAACTCTTCGGCGATGGCACCAGAGTCTTCCTCGCTGTCCTCGAAGGCGCCATTGCCGAAGCCACGCTGCGCCGCTTCATCCAAGGCGGCCTGATCGAAGCCTGCTGCTTGCCGCTGTGCATCGAGCCCATTGGCGGCCTGCAGCGCCTCCGTCATCACCATACCGCCGCGTACCGTCAGGTCGACGTAGAAGATCGGCGTACCATGGCTTTGCCGGGTGGACTTTCCACGCAGACGCAGCTCCAGCGGCAGGCAGGCCAGGCGGTTGCCGGAGATGGCCTGGAAGTAATGCAGGCGAGCCGCCAGAGTGCGGATGCTGTTGAAGCCGGTGGTGCGGAACACGAAGCTGCCCAGCGGATCGTCGTCGCCGATGATCACGTTCAGCCGGCCGTAGGGCCTGCAGGCATTGCCTTTGGCTAGCGGGCAGGCATCCGGCGAAGGGCAGGGCAGTGTCTGCATGCCGTCCTGGGTGACGCGCCTGCAGGTTTCGCCATTGCCGACGCAGAGCGGGCGCCCGGACTGGCGGTCGAACAAGGTGTAGTCGGCGCGGAAATTCAGTTCCGGCTCGTTGAACAGCAGGCGTACCGGAATGTTGCGCAGCTTGTCGTCCTTGCTCTGGCGCAGCTCGTCATTGAGCGGGTGGAGCAGCCAGCCGTCCTTGCCTTGCACCTGTGAGGTGATGGTGAACTGGTCATCCTTTTCCGGCAGGCGCTTGCCGTTCTTCTCGACGACCTTGCCTATCGAGATGCGGCCGAGCACCGGCGGGGTGATAGCTAAACCTTTGAGCATGATGGCTCTCCTGGAAATGAAAAAGGCCAGCTACGCAGCGCGAACTGCATGGACTGGCCAAGGGGAGGGAAGAGTTGATGGAGACGGAAATCAGCTGACCAGGAAACGGCGCGCACCGGGTTTCAGCAGCGGGTACTTGGCCTGCAGGTAGGGCTTGTCCTGGAGCAACTGAGCGACATCGAGACCGATGCTGTCCTTGGCCTTGCGCCAGCTGACGTAGCCGCTGGAGAATTCCACCCGACTGGCATCGCCCATGGCCTGCTGCAGCATCTGCTTGAGCTCGGCCTCGCGTTTTTCCTTGTCGGCAATCGACTGACGCACGGCTTTCAGCTCGATGTAAGCCGCTGACAGACCAGCATGCTGGCTGAGGTCGATGACCTGGCCGTTGTCCTCCGGGTAGAGGCAGCGCAGGGCTGATTCAGCGGAGGCGGTGCCATCGGCCGGCGGTGGGGTGTCGGTTTCCACGTAGTGCCAGAACTTTCGCTCCAGCTCGATCAGCCGAGCGATCATCTGCTCATCTCGCTCGATGCGGTGGATCTCCAGCATCTGGCCACCCAGCAGTACCGCCACATCCGCCGCCTGCTTGCCGGTGACGGCGAGCTGGTGCATCACCTGCAGCTGCACATACTCCGGCACGCCCTCCTTCCAGAGGCGTGCCCCGTTTATGCCGGCTGTTTTGCATTCGAGGATCTGCACGTCGTCCGCCCCGATCACCTCGCGGTCGATGTTGGCCAGCATCCAGGGCAGCTCCGGATCCGGATGTTGGAGCACGGCATTGATGCGCCGTACCTTGTTCTTCGTGCGCTTGCTGTAATGCCAGGCCACGATGGGCTCCAGCACGTTGCCCCAGTACATAGGGCTTTCCTCATCCTGAGGATCAGCCTTCGGCATGCCGGCATCACGCCCGGTCTTTTCAATCCACAGCTCCAGTTGCGACTTGTAGGGGTTCAGTCCTACGGCTGCGGCAGCGTCCGAACTGCCAATACCTTGCTTGCGGATCTGCAGCCAGTCTTCGCGCGGTAGCTCCTTGGTGCTGACCAGGCGCAGGGCAGGGCGTTTCTTGCCGGTGCTGCTGTTCAATGACGTTGCTTTCATGGGATTCACCTGCAGACATAAAACGCCCGACCAGCACAAGGCTGACCGGGCGCGAGGGTTGATGTGAGTAAGGGTTAAGCGGCGAGCTGCAGCGCGGCATCCAGGGCGCGTTGCTTGATCTGCGCGCCTTGGCCGAACCAGGCCGAGTCCATGCGGTACTCGTTGCTGCGCGCACGGCGCTCGTGGTCGACGTATTCGGTCACGGCGTTGAGCAGGCCCCAGGCGGTGCCGCGCGCCGAGTCCAGCTGGCTACCGCGACCACGGCCTTCGTACAGCTCCTGGACCTTGCGCAGGGCGCGCTCGTTGGGCAGTTGCTCCGGCAAGGCGCCGGTCGGGCTGGTCTCGCACAGCACGTTCATGAAGAAGCCCAGGGCCTCATGCCACTGAACCTTGCGCTCGGCCAGCACGCGCATGCGGTACATGAAGTCGTCCCATTGCGAGGCGGCGATGCCGAGCTGCTTCTTCACCACCTTGGGATCGAAACGGGTGTTGTGCGGTACCTTGATTGCCCGGCTGGTGCCATCCAGGGCGATGGTCAAGGTGTTGTTGCACACCACGCGCACTGTGGTCGGCGTTGCCGTGGTGGCCAGGGTTCCGTCGCAGGAAGTGGCCAGCAGCAGGTAGCCATTCACCTGATCGTTACCCTTGAGCGCAGCGCCTTGCCCGGTACGCGCCAGCGCCCAGAACTTGCGTCCGCCTTTGAGCACGCCAGCGGTCTCCAACTCGTAGCCGGAGACCTCG
The Pseudomonas poae DNA segment above includes these coding regions:
- the radC gene encoding DNA repair protein RadC yields the protein MRLHKLKASESTGTYLVDSPVTETDILLMARQLASLRLRRGRALTSPKEVFGHLQALLGDYEHEVFALLLLDSRHRVIVFHELFRGTLDSASVYPREVVKAALEHNAAAAVLVHNHPSGDPEPSQSDLTLTHKLREALNLVGVRTLDHIVVGQEGCVSLAELGYL
- a CDS encoding DUF932 domain-containing protein — encoded protein: MAHLVETMAYAGATPWHGLGNQLTQKQPIEVWQREAGMDWQILESPVHFKSEVAGHLGAIHSFPEQKVLFRSDTKAPLSVVSQRYHTVQPREVLEFYRDLTEVSGYELETAGVLKGGRKFWALARTGQGAALKGNDQVNGYLLLATSCDGTLATTATPTTVRVVCNNTLTIALDGTSRAIKVPHNTRFDPKVVKKQLGIAASQWDDFMYRMRVLAERKVQWHEALGFFMNVLCETSPTGALPEQLPNERALRKVQELYEGRGRGSQLDSARGTAWGLLNAVTEYVDHERRARSNEYRMDSAWFGQGAQIKQRALDAALQLAA
- a CDS encoding alkaline phosphatase; this translates as MKATSLNSSTGKKRPALRLVSTKELPREDWLQIRKQGIGSSDAAAAVGLNPYKSQLELWIEKTGRDAGMPKADPQDEESPMYWGNVLEPIVAWHYSKRTKNKVRRINAVLQHPDPELPWMLANIDREVIGADDVQILECKTAGINGARLWKEGVPEYVQLQVMHQLAVTGKQAADVAVLLGGQMLEIHRIERDEQMIARLIELERKFWHYVETDTPPPADGTASAESALRCLYPEDNGQVIDLSQHAGLSAAYIELKAVRQSIADKEKREAELKQMLQQAMGDASRVEFSSGYVSWRKAKDSIGLDVAQLLQDKPYLQAKYPLLKPGARRFLVS
- a CDS encoding hydrolase or metal-binding protein yields the protein MLKGLAITPPVLGRISIGKVVEKNGKRLPEKDDQFTITSQVQGKDGWLLHPLNDELRQSKDDKLRNIPVRLLFNEPELNFRADYTLFDRQSGRPLCVGNGETCRRVTQDGMQTLPCPSPDACPLAKGNACRPYGRLNVIIGDDDPLGSFVFRTTGFNSIRTLAARLHYFQAISGNRLACLPLELRLRGKSTRQSHGTPIFYVDLTVRGGMVMTEALQAANGLDAQRQAAGFDQAALDEAAQRGFGNGAFEDSEEDSGAIAEEFYPAEESQSPSPNTSQRSAKASLAEKLDAQAQRHTPPIDNHQGAHHAPAQAEGQ